From Oreochromis niloticus isolate F11D_XX linkage group LG14, O_niloticus_UMD_NMBU, whole genome shotgun sequence, one genomic window encodes:
- the mrpl28 gene encoding large ribosomal subunit protein bL28m codes for MPLLKYSPKVWEALKMKQGIYARLPKHYLKSLEQKAPTPVHWRPLGVQYRANPKTGLKERVQDVPVPIYYPPESQDGLWGGEGWISGYRYANNDKMSTRLRKTWKPQVFKRELYSEILDHKFIIPVTAHTLDLIDAAYGFDYYILKTQKEDLNSKLGMDLKRAMLLRLARKNTDLYPNDPVKREKVYEKYKQFEVPEEEAEWVGLSLEEAVEKQRQLEHKEPEPMFKVCVDKLVEELHMKKLLEPHVTEKK; via the exons ATGCCTCTTCTAAAGTACTCCCCCAAAGTGTGGGAGGCCCTTAAAATGAAACAGGGCATCTATGCTCGTCTCCCGAAGCACTACCTCAAGTCCCTTGAACAGAAGGCACCCACACCTGTCCACTGGAGGCCTCTGGGAGTCCAGTACCGAGCCAACCCCAAGACGGGGCTGAAGGAACGGGTGCAGGATGTCCCAGTCCCAATCTACTACCCTCCAGAGTCCCAGGACGGCCTGTGGGGAGGAGAGGGCTGGATATCGGGCTACAGATATGCCAACAATGACAAA ATGTCCACTCGTCTGAGGAAAACTTGGAAACCACAGGTGTTCAAGAGAGAACTTTACAGCGAGATCCTTGACCACAAGTTCATCATCCCAGTCACAGCTCACACTCTGGACCTCATCGATGCTGCTTACGGCTTCGACTATTATATCCTCAAA ACACAAAAGGAGGACCTCAACTCCAAACTGGGGATGGACCTGAAGAGGGCAATGCTGCTTCGTCTGGCACGCAAAAACACAGATCTTTACCCTAATGACCCCGTTAAACGAGAAAAAGTTTACGAGAAGTACAAG CAATTTGAGGTCCCAGAAGAAGAGGCAGAGTGGGTTGGTCTAAGTCTGGAGGAGGCTGTGGAGAAACAGCGGCAGCTGGAGCACAAA GAGCCTGAACCTATGTTCAAGGTCTGTGTGGATAAGCTGGTGGAGGAGCTGCACATGAAGAAACTGTTGGAGCCACACGTCACAGAGAAGAAGTGA
- the LOC102081410 gene encoding zinc transporter 10 isoform X2 yields MRVLHWSMLGVTILLLMCEIAISQLFLAEEQSIGQEEFEDMSVSKVESAMHDMLVLCNPVTSSIPDTDAQSQQQQSEVHLREFKVASSAEDSKACKGQSDFIENPEHNTCTGHHESQNASKTSDVCKSLPHTENPVPTNCWPIRLLSLIFVTQGVFTSLLGLINSLVMLLITPEVIDSSGACSLLVYLDPGLSLLAVIMLIATTAPQLYRYGLLLQQATPPHICVTDLGRRIACVPGVQAVHDLHVWQLTESLVVASVHVHCYTGFPAHRCAEMMSGVTKVLRSAGVSCCTVQPEFGSSSLGSEDGASPVIHREDPSPPPPLACSLSCRKACARSMCCSPPEEAIQSLLAPLSGETKEEPQTLIIENTFL; encoded by the exons ATGAGGGTGTTACACTGGTCCATGCTGGGAGTgaccattctgctgctgatgtgcGAGATCGCCATCAGTCAGCTGT TCCTGGCTGAGGAGCAATCCATAGGCCAAGAGGAATTCGAAGACATGAGTGTATCAAAAGTTGAGTCTGCTATGCACGATATGCTCGTCCTTTGCAATCCTGTAACTTCCAGCATCCCTGACACTGACGCCCAAAGTCAGCAACAACAGTCAGAAGTTCACCTGCGTGAATTTAAAGTAGCAAGCAGTGCTGAAGATTCGAAGGCTTGTAAGGGTCAGAGTGATTTCATAGAGAATCCTGAACACAACACCTGCACGGGACATCATG AGAGTCAAAATGCGTCTAAAACCTCTGACGTCTGCAAGTCATTACCTCACACTGAGAATCCAGTTCCAACCAACTGCTGGCCCATCAGACTCCTGTCATTGATCTTTGTCACTCAGGGAGTTTTTACGTCTCTTCTGGGCCTGATCAACAGTCTGGTGATGCTACTGATCACCCCGGAGGTCATCGACAGCTCTGGTGCCTGCAGCCTCCTGGTTTACCTGGATCCTGGCCTCTCTCTGCTGGCTGTCATTATGCTGATTGCCACCACTGCACCACAG TTGTACAGGTATGGGCTGCTGCTACAACAGGCCACACCACCACATATTTGTGTTACTGATCTTGGGCGGAGGATTGCATGCGTGCCTGGAGTGCAGGCTGTGCACGACCTCCACGTCTGGCAGTTAACTGAATCCCTCGTTGTGGCTTCTGTTCATGTGCACTGCTACACTGGATTTCCAGCACACAG GTGTGCTGAAATGATGTCGGGAGTCACTAAAGTGCTGCGGAGCGCAGGTGTGAGCTGCTGCACTGTTCAACCAGAGTTTGGTTCCTCCTCTTTAGGCAGCGAGGACGGAGCTTCTCCTGTTATCCACAGAGAGGACCCCTCACCGCCCCCTCCCTTGGCCTGCAGCCTCTCCTGCAGAAAGGCCTGTGCCAGGAGTATGTGCTGTTCTCCTCCAGAGGAGGCGATCCAGAGCCTCTTGGCGCCACTGAGTGGAGAAACAAAAGAAGAGCCTCAGACTTTGATCATTGAGAACACTTTTCTCTGA
- the LOC102081410 gene encoding zinc homeostasis factor 1 isoform X1 — protein MRVLHWSMLGVTILLLMCEIAISQLCKSLITLVDGFHTLFILMHLALPLPQTASTIKTSLSTLEPSTSPHASSIEPPAGTQTVTAQPNHETPSVVNPHQPFSPKISPVALNCGLSYHNSRVQVVRVFISTLLLVSLCISYFMEIIHFFLKPHPVHQPQLLVVVGVVSTLYKMLVFRLSCDRLRHKKTGVVRQEEETGSHLLVNQKVLAEEQSIGQEEFEDMSVSKVESAMHDMLVLCNPVTSSIPDTDAQSQQQQSEVHLREFKVASSAEDSKACKGQSDFIENPEHNTCTGHHESQNASKTSDVCKSLPHTENPVPTNCWPIRLLSLIFVTQGVFTSLLGLINSLVMLLITPEVIDSSGACSLLVYLDPGLSLLAVIMLIATTAPQLYRYGLLLQQATPPHICVTDLGRRIACVPGVQAVHDLHVWQLTESLVVASVHVHCYTGFPAHRCAEMMSGVTKVLRSAGVSCCTVQPEFGSSSLGSEDGASPVIHREDPSPPPPLACSLSCRKACARSMCCSPPEEAIQSLLAPLSGETKEEPQTLIIENTFL, from the exons ATGAGGGTGTTACACTGGTCCATGCTGGGAGTgaccattctgctgctgatgtgcGAGATCGCCATCAGTCAGCTGTGTAAGTCCCTCATCACCCTGGTGGATGGTTTCCACACGCTCTTCATCCTCATGCACTTggctcttcctcttcctcaaaCTGCAAGCACAATTAAAACATCGCTCTCCACTTTGGAGCCCTCTACTTCTCCACATGCTTCCTCCATTGAACCTCCAGCTGGTACCCAGACAGTCACTGCTCAGCCTAACCATGAGACACCATCAGTGGTCAACCCTCATCAGCCCTTCTCCCCAAAGATTTCCCCCGTAGCTCTAAACTGCGGTCTGTCTTACCACAACAGCAGGGTTCAGGTTGTGAGGGTTTTCATTTCTACCCTCCTACTGGTCTCCTTGTGTATTTCGTACTTCATGGAAATTATCCACTTTTTCCTGAAGCCACATCCAGTGCATCAACCCCAGCTGCTTGTGGTAGTTGGAGTAGTCAGCACGCTCTATAAGATGCTCGTGTTCAGGCTGAGCTGTGATCGTCTGCGACATAAGAAGACCGGGGTAGTCCGGCAGGAGGAAGAGACTGGATCTCACCTACTAGTTAACCAAAAAG TCCTGGCTGAGGAGCAATCCATAGGCCAAGAGGAATTCGAAGACATGAGTGTATCAAAAGTTGAGTCTGCTATGCACGATATGCTCGTCCTTTGCAATCCTGTAACTTCCAGCATCCCTGACACTGACGCCCAAAGTCAGCAACAACAGTCAGAAGTTCACCTGCGTGAATTTAAAGTAGCAAGCAGTGCTGAAGATTCGAAGGCTTGTAAGGGTCAGAGTGATTTCATAGAGAATCCTGAACACAACACCTGCACGGGACATCATG AGAGTCAAAATGCGTCTAAAACCTCTGACGTCTGCAAGTCATTACCTCACACTGAGAATCCAGTTCCAACCAACTGCTGGCCCATCAGACTCCTGTCATTGATCTTTGTCACTCAGGGAGTTTTTACGTCTCTTCTGGGCCTGATCAACAGTCTGGTGATGCTACTGATCACCCCGGAGGTCATCGACAGCTCTGGTGCCTGCAGCCTCCTGGTTTACCTGGATCCTGGCCTCTCTCTGCTGGCTGTCATTATGCTGATTGCCACCACTGCACCACAG TTGTACAGGTATGGGCTGCTGCTACAACAGGCCACACCACCACATATTTGTGTTACTGATCTTGGGCGGAGGATTGCATGCGTGCCTGGAGTGCAGGCTGTGCACGACCTCCACGTCTGGCAGTTAACTGAATCCCTCGTTGTGGCTTCTGTTCATGTGCACTGCTACACTGGATTTCCAGCACACAG GTGTGCTGAAATGATGTCGGGAGTCACTAAAGTGCTGCGGAGCGCAGGTGTGAGCTGCTGCACTGTTCAACCAGAGTTTGGTTCCTCCTCTTTAGGCAGCGAGGACGGAGCTTCTCCTGTTATCCACAGAGAGGACCCCTCACCGCCCCCTCCCTTGGCCTGCAGCCTCTCCTGCAGAAAGGCCTGTGCCAGGAGTATGTGCTGTTCTCCTCCAGAGGAGGCGATCCAGAGCCTCTTGGCGCCACTGAGTGGAGAAACAAAAGAAGAGCCTCAGACTTTGATCATTGAGAACACTTTTCTCTGA